A window from Fusarium musae strain F31 chromosome 8, whole genome shotgun sequence encodes these proteins:
- a CDS encoding hypothetical protein (antiSMASH:Cluster_8.2) has protein sequence MSAPTQEPHEALAADTFNDSDSSFSGTESESLESLRSSVLRFQEENGRTYHAMSSGKYNFPNDASESDRLDLQHNLWLLTLHGELGLSPKIKESAKRVMDVGTGTGIWAIEYADLHPEAQVVGVDLSPIQPSLVPPNCTFEIDDLEKEWMWTEPFDFIFCRVMTGSFADMEKFVQNAYDNLEPGGYLEMQDLTYPIACDDGTLPPDCEVLRSGLLSIEASAKAGRAINLAPKYKSFLEKAGFVDVMEKQFKWPINEWPKDKHYKELGKWSYANINNGLEGLLLGLFTRFLGWSADEVRVFCSAMRKQLRDRSIHAYIPV, from the exons ATGTCGGCGCCCACTCAAGAGCCACACGAGGCGTTG GCTGCCGATACCTTTAACGACAGCGACTCGAGTTTCTCAGGC ACCGAGTCAGAAAGTCTAGAGTCACTTAGGTCAAGCGTCTTACGCttccaagaagaaaatggaagAACTTACCATGCCATGAGTTCTGGAA AATACAACTTTCCCAACGATGCGTCTGAAAGCGATCGTCTTG ATCTTCAGCATAATCTCTGGCTACTCACTCTTCACGGGGAACTCGGCCTCAGCCCAAAGATCAAGGAATCCGCCAAACGAGTCATGGATGTTGGCACTGGAACCGGCATTTGGGCTATCGAATATG CCGACCTTCATCCCGAAGCTCAG GTCGTCGGTGTAGACCTTAGCCCTATCCAACCTTCATT GGTCCCACCGAACTGCAcctttgagattgatgatctCGAAAAAGAGTGGATGTGGACAGAGCCATTCGACTTTATCTTCTGCCGCGTCATGACAGGATCCTTCGCCGATATGGAGAAGTTCGTTCAAAACGCCTACGA TAATCTCGAACCCGGCGGCTATCTCGAAATGCAAGACCTAACCTACCCCATCGCCTGCGATGACGGAACCCTCCCCCCAGACTGCGAAGTTCTCCGCTCAggtcttctcagcatcgaaGCCAGCGCCAAAGCAGGAAGAGCCATTAATCTTGCTCCCAAGTACAAGAGCTTCCTTGAAAAGGCTGGATTTGTTGATGTGATGGAGAAGCAGTTCAAGTGGCCTATTAACGAATGGCCCAAGGACAAGCACTACAAGGAATTGGGAAAGTGGTCTTATGCTAACATCAACAATGGTTTGGAAGGTTTGCTGCTTGGATTGTTTACGAGGTTCTTGGGCTGGAGTGCGGATGAGGTTCGTGTGTTCTGCAGTGCGATGAGAAAGCAGCTTCGCGATCGAAGTATTCATGCGTACATCCCGGTGTAA
- a CDS encoding hypothetical protein (antiSMASH:Cluster_8.2~SMCOG1010:NAD-dependent epimerase/dehydratase), which translates to MSNLPTAIPRGSWVLVTGANCYTGSHVVIELLKQGFKVRGTVRDLSYSKWLLEHPAVKPHADEGKVELVVANTSKPGDFDEAVKGVSAVIHLANIGDYTPDPNVGFASAIEAALTVCRSAAKEASVKRFVVAGGLWSSVWPKPGETKTVGQDTWNDDLVKVAQAPPPYELSRILPVYLGARVEAEKAVWKFVKDENVPWEVNSVNPCWILGDPLDARHYGPMPTQLLQQLYLGKIEALKDNTTVYYTHVSDAAVIYVAATIDPDVRGARIPALAESFNWNNALAIMRKAYPEEDFEEDFIPGDPVLSYKIENDIAPGLLQKWAGRKWISLEKGITETIDFSRKLGNLD; encoded by the exons ATGAGCAATTTACCGACAGCTATTCCCCGTGGCTCATGGGTCCTCGTGACGGGAGCGAATTGCTACACTGGCAGCCATGTGGTCATAGAGCTTCTGAAGCAAGGCTTCAAAGTGCGCGGAACAGTGAGAGATCTCTCATACAGCAAGTGGCTGCTCGAGCATCCAGCCGTGAAGCCGCACGCAGACGAAGGAAAAGTGGAATTGGTTGTCGCAAACACATCAAAGCCCGGAGATTTCGATGAGGCGGTGAAAGGTGTCTCGGCTGTTATCCATCTCGCCAACATCGGCGATTATACGCCAGATCCGAATGTCGGTTTCGCATCAGCCATCGAGGCTGCCTTGACCGTGTGCCGATCTGCTGCCAAGGAAGCTTCAGTCAAGCGATTTGTGGTGGCAGGTGGACTATGGTCATCAGTCTGGCCTAAGCCTGGGGAGACCAAGACTGTTGGGCAGGATACGTGGAACGATGATCTGGTTAAGGTTGCACAGGCGCCGCCTCCGTATGAGTTGAGCCGCATCCTTCCAGTTTATCTGGGTGCCAGAGTTGAAGCCGAGAAGGCGGTATGGAAGTTTGTGAAGGACGAGAATGTTCCCTGGGAAGTCAATTCAGTTAATCCTTGTTGGATTCTGGGTGATCCGCTGGATGCGAGACATTATGGACCTATGCCTACTCAGCTTTTGCAGCAACTATACCTCGGCAAGATCGAAGCCTTAAAGGACAACACAACGG TCTACTACACTCACGTGTCCGATGCTGCTGTCATTTACGTCGCAGCCACCATCGATCCAGATGTCAGAGGCGCTCGTATTCCAGCACTGGCCGAGTCTTTCAATTGGAACAACGCTTTAGCCATCATGCGCAAAGCATATCCCGAAGAAGACTTCGAAGAAGACTTTATTCCTGGAGATCCTGTTCTGAGCTACAAAATTGAGAACGATATTGCACCTGGGCTGCTGCAAAAGTGGGCTGGAAGGAAGTGGATCAGTCTTGAGAAGGGAATTACTGAGACTATCGACTTCTCGAGGAAGCTTGGTAACTTGGACTAG
- a CDS encoding hypothetical protein (antiSMASH:Cluster_8.2) yields the protein MSPYEAFRHRHQSVEPEFPNPSTDYPTLLDIDGSSLYEQQFYRLRTAIIERNDTMTLEKYLQSAPWAVKKGHALGMYYDPFIVVARHGSLDALKMPLDHYSAFIKPVGRTDLDGRCCRVLNTAAHSGHLEIVKLLLDHPLLQADIHHNYNGFTPIMVAADACYCKDNLDKKEAVINFLLDRGARASDAEYRWRYYLDPVTGEGAQKQMPIMTALNFAAEWAGADLIWRLIKSGADPHVKLMEDKEFTVRTDVTIISTASRCANVETLKVLLDRAREVADVADAVSYRDSWGSMPLHWACQVSMDEDPREVIAEVMEKRVQRIITVLGLLLSCNPDTINTQDMYGNTPLHYADKTYSNCGRKYTVILQFLCDRGADASILNNKSETALHCLCHDNGGWPIDTSAIEILLEHEAKVTDTDDNGNTPLHLTVKNLENLDAIVFLLDHGADISVKNVDGNTPLHEAADGMFWPGVVEEKHKPMGEILRRLQGDEGRLMDEVNAEGRSPRQIQNERRKNFMEQIVDIENQWKWWGL from the coding sequence ATGTCCCCATATGAGGCGTTTCGTCACCGTCACCAGTCTGTTGAGCCTGAGTTTCCCAACCCATCGACAGACTATCCCACATTGCTTGATATTGACGGATCAAGTCTTTACGAACAGCAGTTTTACCGTCTTCGCACAGCAATTATCGAGCGCAATGATACAATGACACTAGAGAAATACCTACAATCAGCACCTTGGGCAGTCAAGAAAGGTCATGCTCTTGGAATGTATTATGATCCATTCATTGTGGTAGCTAGGCATGGAAGCCTCGATGCGCTCAAAATGCCCTTGGATCACTATTCTGCATTTATAAAGCCTGTCGGAAGAACTGACCTTGATGGTCGTTGCTGTCGAGTGTTGAACACAGCAGCTCATTCCGGCCACCTTGAAAttgtcaagcttctcctcgatCACCCACTCCTTCAGGCTGATATCCACCATAACTACAATGGATTCACTCCGATTATGGTGGCTGCCGATGCTTGTTATTGTAAAGACAATCTTGACAAAAAAGAGGCCGTCATCAATTTCTTGCTTGATCGAGGTGCCCGCGCCTCCGACGCAGAATACAGGTGGCGCTACTATCTTGACCCCGTAACTGGAGAGGGTGCCCAGAAGCAGATGCCGATCATGACGGCGTTGAACTTTGCTGCAGAGTGGGCGGGCGCCGACTTGATCTGGCGGCTGATTAAGAGTGGCGCTGATCCCCATGTCAAGCTGATGGAGGATAAAGAATTCACAGTTCGCACTGATGTAACGATCATCTCCACCGCAAGTCGATGTGCGAACGTTGAAACTCTCAAAGTCTTGCTTGACCGCGCAAGGGAAGTTGCTGATGTGGCAGATGCAGTATCTTATCGCGATAGCTGGGGAAGCATGCCACTTCATTGGGCTTGTCAAGTCTCGATGGATGAAGATCCTCGTGAAGTGATTGCAGAAGTCATGGAGAAGAGGGTGCAACGAATTATCACAGTGCTTGGCCTGCTGCTCAGCTGCAACCCAGACACGATCAATACACAAGACATGTACGGGAACACTCCCCTACACTATGCAGACAAGACTTACAGCAACTGCGGAAGAAAGTACACAGTGATATTACAGTTCCTTTGTGATAGGGGCGCTGATGCGAGTATTCTCAATAACAAGAGTGAAACAGCGCTACATTGCTTATGTCACGACAACGGGGGATGGCCAATCGACACATCAGCTATAGAAATTCTACTCGAGCATGAAGCAAAAGTTACTGATACAGATGATAACGGTAATACGCCACTTCACTTGACAGTCAAGAACCTAGAGAATCTCGATGCCATCGtgtttcttcttgatcatggTGCAGATATATCTGTCAAGAACGTTGACGGAAACACGCCACTACATGAAGCCGCGGACGGAATGTTCTGGCCTGGAGTAGTCGAAGAAAAGCACAAACCCATGGGAGAAATACTTCGAAGGCTTCAAGGCGACGAAGGAAGACTGATGGATGAGGTGAATGCAGAGGGAAGGTCTCCTCGGCAGATCCAGAatgaaagaaggaagaacTTCATGGAGCAAATAGTGGATATTGAGAACCAATGGAAGTGGTGGGGActttga
- a CDS encoding hypothetical protein (antiSMASH:Cluster_8.2) gives MSEGNVAFEYEEYTVGWVCAIPSEMAAARGMLDKIHPDLSQQDPDDHNSYILGEICGHKIVIACLPAGIYGTITAATVAKDLLRTFKSIRFGLMVGIGGGAPSSQHDIRLGDVVISQPSGTLGGVVQYDRGKILPQGGFQRTGSQNAPPQLLLSALARLQATHMTEDSRVPEYLAQLVAKSPKRMKGKFSYPGTLNDHLYKASYEHANPGSATCGQCDETNRVKRELRDDDEPYFHYGIIASGNHLIKDGKTRKSLSQAYGALCFEMEAAGLYNFPCLVIRGICDYADSHKNDVWQEYAAATAAAFAKELLLFVAPGQVLREMKILSELVSKNRPMDLYVAHSARYDSHDVKESPRCQAGTRVRILESIEQWAAQALGSPMFWLIGPAGTGKSTIARSVTDSFARNNRFAAGYFFKRGEQDRNDTNRLFSTLAMQMTDTVSFFKESLRESLDDLDKDAMEKTNLETQFQKLLWWPLENLKVSEAGQLPKIITIDALDECERPENLIRVLELLSRLCTIPTVRLRVLITSRSAPEIVEAFESHLQDGTAHTFEIQREFHEDTKLDIQKFLKSSFAGIKHKRRVQKEPWPTIGDLKRLVHLSTTPEPLFIYAATLCRFVSDKQQGPIRQLAIWLEQGSHSQLHQIYTPILDQAFLGFVEKEFSQKLRFLGAITVVARPLSTKSLAQILAIDLDDVSWWVSRLYAVLHVPPVLDKPIHVLHKSFADFLATSDDSDSNKYRIDVAGMHADLAERCIQYMKEGLKQDICKLQKPGVLRKEVDKSIIDSGIPEHLETAPGV, from the exons ATGTCCGAGGGTAATGTCGCGTTCGAATATGAGGAGTATACGGTTGGCTGGGTTTGCGCCATTCCATCAGAAATGGCCGCTGCCAGAGGAATGCTTGACAAGATTCACCCAGACCTGTCTCAGCAGGACCCCGATGACCATAACAGCTATATCCTGGGTGAAATCTGTGGCCACAAAATTGTTATTGCGTGCCTGCCAGCTGGCATTTACGGAACCATTACTGCAGCTACCGTCGCCAAGGATCTACTACGAACTTTTAAGTCCATCCGTTTCGGTTTGATGGTTGGAATCGGAGGTGGAGCCCCATCGTCGCAGCATGATATCCGATTAGGTGATGTGGTGATAAGCCAGCCTTCAGGAACCCTTGGAGGAGTCGTACAATATGATCGAGGCAAGATCTTACCGCAAGGTGGATTTCAACGCACGGGCTCCCAGAATGCGCctcctcaacttcttctatCCGCCTTAGCTCGTCTTCAGGCAACTCACATGACTGAAGATAGTCGTGTCCCAGAGTATCTGGCTCAGCTTGTCGCAAAGTCCCCTAAGAGAATGAAGGGCAAATTCAGCTACCCGGGTACATTGAATGATCACCTTTACAAGGCAAGCTATGAGCATGCCAATCCGGGAAGTGCAACCTGTGGCCAATGCGATGAAACCAACCGCGTTAAGAGAGAACTTcgggatgatgatgagccataTTTCCATTACGGCATAATCGCTTCTGGAAACCACCTgatcaaggatggcaagacgCGTAAAAGTCTAAGTCAAGCATACGGAGCATTGTGCTTTGAGATGGAAGCTGCAGGGCTTTACAACTTCCCATGTCTTGTCATTCGAGGTATCTGCGACTATGCAGACTCTCATAAGAACGATGTTTGGCAAGAATATGCAGCTGCGACGGCGGCGGCATTTGCTAAGGAGCTGCTACTATTTGTAGCACCAGGTCAAGTCCTTCGGGAAATGAAGATCCTCTCGGAGCTTGTTTCTA AGAATCGACCTATGGACCTGTATGTGGCTCACAGCGCACGATATGACAGCCATGACGTTAAAGAGAGTCCAAGATGCCAAGCTGGAACCCGAGTTCGTATCCTGGAATCAATAGAACAATGGGCAGCTCAGGCACTCGGTTCGCCCATGTTCTGGCTTATCGGCCCTGCGGGAACTGGTAAATCTACCATTGCTAGGAGCGTTACTGATTCCTTTGCAAGGAATAATCGTTTTGCTGCTGGATACTTCTTCAAACGAGGAGAACAGGACAGGAATGATACTAACCGACTATTTTCCACGCTAGCGATGCAAATGACTGATACTGtttccttcttcaaggaGAGCCTTCGAGAATCTCTCGACGATCTGGATAAGGATGCAATGGAGAAAACTAACCTCGAAACCCAATTCCAAAAGCTCTTATGGTGGCCTCTCGAAAATCTGAAGGTCAGCGAGGCTGGCCAGTTGCCAAAGATCATCACAATTGACGCTTTGGATGAGTGTGAGAGGCCTGAAAATCTAATACGGGTTTTGGAGCTGTTATCAAGGCTTTGCACTATTCCCACGGTCCGATTACGTGTCTTGATTACCAGCAGGTCTGCACCCGAGATTGTTGAAGCTTTCGAGTCTCACTTGCAGGACGGGACTGCTCATACCTTTGAAATCCAACGGGAGTTCCACGAGGATACCAAGTTGGACATTCAGAAGTTTCTGAAGTCAAGTTTTGCGGGTATCAAGCACAAAAGAAGGGTACAAAAAGAGCCATGGCCTACTATCGGGGACCTGAAACGCCTTGTTCACCTCTCAACAACCCCGGAGCCTTTGTTCATCTATGCCGCAACCTTATGTCGATTCGTCTCAGATAAGCAACAGGGTCCGATTCGGCAACTGGCAATCTGGTTGGAACAAGGGAGCCACTCGCAACTCCACCAGATATACACCCCTATCCTTGATCAAGCGTTTTTAGGCTTCGTGGAAAAGGAGTTTAGCCAAAAGCTGCGATTTCTCGGTGCCATCACAGTTGTTGCTAGGCCGCTCTCCACCAAATCCCTTGCTCAGATACTGGCTATAGACTTGGACGATGTGAGCTGGTGGGTTTCAAGGCTGTATGCAGTGTTGCATGTGCCACCTGTACTCGACAAACCCATACATGTGCTTCATAAATCCTTTGCCGATTTCCTCGCCACGTCTGATGATTCCGACTCCAACAAGTATCGGATAGACGTAGCTGGTATGCATGCCGACCTAGCTGAGAGATGCATTCAGTATATGAAGGAGGGACTGAAGCAAGACATATGCAAACTTCAGAAACCAGGAGTGCTGAGAAAGGAGGTTGACAAAAGTATAATCGATAGCGGTATCCCTGAACATCTAGA GACGGCTCCTGGAGTGTAG
- a CDS encoding hypothetical protein (antiSMASH:Cluster_8.2), protein MIDIIYPLLSDDDTLTKDSALSKWSELLHDIFTKNGRPMDSALKYKDQLEAAGFVDVNIVKRKWPLNRWPKDPKHKQIGTWAQQNTLDALAALSLAVFTRPDGQGGLGWSKEEVEVFLTDVRKDIKNVNIHSYWPIWSVYATKPE, encoded by the exons ATGATCGACATCATCTaccctctcctctccgaCGACGACACTCTTACAAAAGACTCAGCACTATCCAAGTGGTCAGAGCTTCTTCATGACATCTTCACCAAGAATGGGCGCCCCATGGATAGCGCGCTGAAGTACAAAGACCAACTTGAGGCAGCGGGTTTTGTAGATGTCAACATAGTGAAGCGCAAGTGGCCTTTGAATCGATGGCCCAAGGATCCCAAACATAAGCAAATTG GTACCTGGGCCCAGCAGAACACTTTGGATGCCTTAGCAGCATTGAGTCTCGCTGTCTTCACACGCCCTGATGGCCAGGGTGGACTTGGCTGGAGtaaagaagaagttgaggttTTCCTGACTGATGTGCGGAAGGATATTAAGAATGTGAACATTCATTCGTACTGGCCAAT CTGGTCCGTATATGCTACAAAGCCCGAATGA
- a CDS encoding hypothetical protein (antiSMASH:Cluster_8.2) — MCADEDPLAVDEHAAQDDTDADSAFGDDNASDTTSLRSSILRYREENGRTYHAYKDGAYALPNDEIENERLDLQHHLFLLTFDERLHAAPLPKTLNRAFDAGCGTGIWAIEFGKYYKPGGKKTWHLYPKG; from the exons ATGTGCGCGGACGAAGACCcccttgctgttgatgagcaT GCGGCTCAGGACGACACTGATGCTGACTCCGCCTTTGGAGAC GACAATGCTAGTGATACTACGTCGCTAAGATCGAGTATTTTGAGATACCGTGAGGAAAATGGCAGGACTTATCATGCTTATAAGGACGGAG CTTATGCACTTCCTAATGACGAA ATTGAGAACGAACGACTAG atcttcagcatcaccTTTTTCTGCTCACTTTCGACGAAAGACTGCACGCAGCTCCTTTACCTAAGACCCTCAATCGTGCATTTGATGCAGGCTGTGGCACTGGAATCTGGGCCATCGAGTTTGGTAAGTACTACAAGccagggggcaagaaaacttggcaCCTTTATCCTAAGGGATGA
- a CDS encoding hypothetical protein (EggNog:ENOG41~antiSMASH:Cluster_8.2), whose product MSHAEKTQYNSFAPKYASVEELPCSKLEGQLVINALGDCTGLKVLDLGGGSGLHARRAIDAGASVVDVVDISPEMMKAGEDIEKSLGRKDRIRWFEADVTKPVTEQVKLEEGYDIVMANWVFDHATSVSELRSMYENVVKNLKPGGKFIGVRSKSIRAEYMSHGKYGVTFTDVTEIPGGLRYNVNCVTEPPFSFEATSMESTFSLSDDIGKDLGLIDIYVASAEETELVKNDREFWEDYLKDPNFVVVVAKKA is encoded by the coding sequence ATGTCTCACGCCGAAAAAACGCAATACAATTCGTTCGCGCCCAAGTATGCTTCTGTGGAGGAGTTGCCCTGCTCGAAACTGGAGGGGCAGCTTGTGATTAATGCTCTGGGGGATTGTACAGGCTTGAAAGTGCTGGATCTTGGCGGTGGAAGTGGACTTCATGCGAGAAGGGCGATTGATGCTGGAGcgagtgttgttgatgttgttgatatttCACCGGAGATGATGAAAGCGGGTGAGGACATTGAGAAGAGTCTCGGACGAAAGGATCGCATTCGTTGGTTCGAGGCTGATGTCACCAAACCCGTCACGGAGCAGGTCAAGTTGGAGGAGGGTTACGATATCGTCATGGCCAATTGGGTTTTTGACCATGCTACATCTGTTTCAGAGCTGAGAAGCATGTATGAGAATGTTGTCAAGAATCTCAAGCCTGGTGGAAAGTTCATTGGCGTGAGGTCAAAGAGCATTCGAGCCGAGTACATGAGCCACGGCAAATACGGTGTCACCTTTACCGATGTCACTGAGATCCCGGGTGGATTGAGATACAATGTTAATTGTGTCACCGAGCCTCCATTTTCATTTGAAGCTACTTCAATGGAATCGACTTTCTCGCTCTCTGATGACATTGGAAAAGACCTGGGGTTGATTGACATATATGTTGCCTCTGCCGAAGAGACGGAGCTTGTCAAGAACGATCGCGAGTTCTGGGAGGATTATCTTAAGGACCCCAACTTTGTCGTTGTAGTGGCGAAGAAAGCATGA
- a CDS encoding putative secondary metabolism biosynthetic enzyme (EggNog:ENOG41~antiSMASH:Cluster_8.2), which translates to MLSQAGLANTARLSPDTDFFHVGGNPLLLVRLRSAIEISMGVTLPLSDMYRSSTLAGMTGLITRQKSSSFVPGVIDWEAETALPSSIDLSHSHTATPVRTESGIEILMTGSTSFLGKQILYRPSVARIHCIAVDSDYEASHLKDDRVTVYPGSLSEPMLGLKRDTHQRLQATIDTLILAGSQGHCLNNYSTLSAPSVESTRQMGLFALGRRIPIHYISSNRVTLLVSSGGAALPPGSVRDHQPPTDGTEGFTAAKWAGEVFLEKLSAAAAASTGRDLPVSIHRHCAIVGEEAPIEDALNALLRYSKLINAVPRVSSLNVGA; encoded by the exons ATGCTATCTCAAGCGGGACTTGCTAACACTGCGAGACTCAGTCCTGACACGGATTTCTTCCACGTTGGTGGTAACCCACTGCTTCTTGTCAGGCTCCGAAGTGCAATCGAGATCTCGATGGGCGTTACATTACCTCTCAGCGACATGTACCGTTCTAGCACACTCGCTGGAATGACGGGTCTGATTACACGGCAGAAGAGCTCCAGCTTTGTGCCTGGGGTGATTGACTGGGAGGCCGAGACAGCTTTGCCTTCTTCCATCGACTTGAGCCACTCTCACACTGCAACCCCTGTCAGGACAGAATCGGGTATTGAGATTCTCATGACTGGCTCAACATCATTCCTGGGGAAGCAGATCCTCTA CCGGCCGTCAGTCGCACGCATCCACTGCATCGCTGTTGACTCAGACTATGAGGCCAGTCACCTCAAGGACGATCGCGTGACGGTGTATCCTGGCAGCTTGAGCGAACCCATGTTGGGACTCAAAAGAGACACGCACCAGCGCCTTCAAGCCACTATCGACACTCTCATTCTCGCGGGATCTCAAGGCCACTGTCTCAATAACTATTCAACTCTTAGCGCACCTAGTGTCGAGTCTACACGACAGATGGGTCTCTTTGCTCTTGGCCGCCGAATTCCTATTCATTACATCTCATCAAACCGCGTCACATTGCTTGTTTCCAGCGGTGGTGCAGCCCTTCCACCAGGTAGCGTTAGAGACCACCAACCTCCCACAGATGGAACGGAGGGGTTCACTGCAGCCAAATGGGCAGGCGAAGTCTTCCTAGAGAAGctatcagcagcagcagcagcgagtACAGGAAGGGACCTGCCCGTTTCAATTCATCGACATTGCGCTATTGTAGGTGAAGAGGCTCCTATCGAGGATGCACTCAACGCCTTACTTCGATACTCCAAGCTTATTAATGCTGTACCACGTGTATCAAGCTTGAATGTCGGCGCATAA
- a CDS encoding putative NRPS-like protein biosynthetic cluster (antiSMASH:Cluster_8.2~SMCOG1002:AMP-dependent synthetase and ligase), whose amino-acid sequence MHLRPLDGKLPDERLKIIFDAVAPGLMLCEDYTKQRAHDIPAGGPILSVTDIHGTVETITAANLQRVNETTFILFTSGSTGTSKGIRLLPRGIINYVATKRSKLSLGREVVLQQSALGFDMSLAQAFLALALGGTLVIAPSATRGDPLALGKLMADEGVTFTLGTPTEYLMLIRHGGQDVKAMKSWRNATSGGEVITAQLKASFRSLQQPPILTDCYGPTEISCCATIQTIDIENDGDDSVYISIGPANPNTTIYILDDSGHVVPQGLTSEIYVSGVGVALSYLDDKSNSQKFVPNPFTTAKYIKKVWTTMYRTGDKGLIRANGGLQFVGRMDGDTTVKLRGLRVDLDDVANTMLQEFGDSLEDVVVTVRGDPAFLVAHVVLTRGTSMDASKLQELASTLPLPQYMRPALVIQLEKLPLNRSGNRLAIAALPLPTTSVLSAPLKKVSDRKPMLIEGELRLI is encoded by the coding sequence ATGCATCTACGTCCCTTGGATGGGAAGCTACCTGATGAGCGTCTCAAGATCATTTTTGATGCTGTTGCACCTGGCCTGATGCTCTGCGAGGACTACACCAAGCAGCGCGCTCACGACATCCCTGCTGGGGGGCCAATCCTTTCTGTGACTGACATACACGGCACGGTTGAGACGATTACTGCAGCAAATCTCCAGCGTGTGAACGAGACGActttcatcctcttcacaAGCGGGTCGACAGGAACGTCAAAGGGTATTCGGCTGTTGCCACGAGGTATCATCAACTACGTCGCCACCAAGAGATCGAAGCTCTCTCTTGGTCGAGAGGTTGTCCTTCAGCAGAGTGCTCTTGGGTTTGATATGTCACTTGCCCAAGCATTCCTGGCTCTCGCGCTGGGTGGCACATTGGTCATCGCGCCCAGTGCCACTCGAGGGGATCCACTCGCTTTGGGCAAGCTCATGGCTGATGAAGGAGTCACATTTACGTTGGGAACTCCGACTGAGTATCTCATGCTCATACGCCATGGTGGTCAAGACGTGAAGGCAATGAAATCTTGGCGGAACGCGACTTCTGGTGGCGAAGTCATCACTGCTCAACTGAAAGCCTCTTTCAGAAgtcttcagcagcctccaATCCTTACCGATTGTTACGGACCTACTGAGATCTCATGTTGCGCTACCATTCAGACCATTGACATCGAGAATGATGGAGATGACAGTGTCTACATCTCTATCGGCCCAGCGAACCCCAACACTACCATCTACATCCTCGATGATAGTGGACACGTTGTTCCACAGGGACTCACTAGTGAGATCTACGTTAGCGGCGTTGGCGTTGCGCTCAGCTATCTCGACGACAAGTCAAACTCACAGAAGTTCGTGCCTAACCCGTTTACGACggctaagtatattaaaaaagtatggACAACGATGTATCGTACTGGAGACAAGGGCCTCATCCGTGCTAATGGCGGTCTCCAGTTTGTGGGCCGCATGGACGGTGATACGACTGTCAAGCTTCGTGGGCTAcgtgttgaccttgatgatgtcgccAATACCATGCTACAGGAGTTCGGGGACTCTCTCGAAGATGTTGTGGTTACCGTTCGTGGTGATCCAGCCTTTCTCGTGGCGCACGTTGTGCTGACTCGGGGAACTTCTATGGATGCTTCAAAGTTGCAAGAACTGGCGAGCACCTTGCCACTTCCTCAGTATATGAGACCTGCACTGGTCATACAACTGGAGAAATTACCGTTGAATAGGAGTGGAAATCGTCTCGCTATCGCAGCCTTGCCTCTACCTACGACATCCGTATTATCTGCGCCTTTGAAGAAGGTGTCGGATCGAAAGCCCATGCTTATTGAAGGAGAATTGAGACTTATTTGA